In Geminicoccaceae bacterium, a single window of DNA contains:
- a CDS encoding cupin domain-containing protein: protein MEIFRAGTRPSAAGPADWFTGKVRVDPQFNPSAPDRVQGAHVTFDPGARTAWHTHPLGQTLIVTFGRGRVQREGGPIEEIRPGDVVWFAPDEKHWHGASPDTGMSHYAVQEVQEGKVVTWMEHVTDAEYGA from the coding sequence ATGGAGATCTTTCGTGCAGGAACCAGGCCCTCGGCAGCAGGACCAGCCGACTGGTTCACGGGCAAGGTCCGGGTCGATCCGCAATTCAATCCCTCCGCGCCCGATCGGGTGCAGGGCGCCCATGTCACCTTCGATCCCGGTGCGCGCACCGCCTGGCACACGCATCCGCTGGGCCAGACCCTGATCGTCACCTTCGGTCGTGGCCGTGTGCAGCGGGAGGGTGGACCGATCGAGGAGATCCGGCCAGGCGACGTCGTCTGGTTCGCGCCGGACGAGAAACACTGGCATGGCGCCTCGCCGGACACGGGCATGAGTCACTACGCCGTCCAGGAAGTCCAGGAGGGCAAGGTTGTTACCTGGATGGAGCACGTCACCGACGCCGAATACGGCGCCTGA
- a CDS encoding phosphatidylserine decarboxylase, whose product MKDPGSPSSLLVPIHPAGWPFIAIFFLVTVVLGYLWTPLFWVGLLLTAWCAYFFRDPHRTTVDDPAVVTSPADGVVQHVEPRVPPPELEMGSVPLPCVGVFMNVFDVHVNRTPVIGRIAKVAYHKGKFLNASLDKASDENERQSFRIATRDGRDVGLVQIAGLVARRIIAFSKEGDDVRAGERVGLIRFGSKCDIYMPKGTIPLVLPGQRAVAGETVIALLDGSQTQRRGRTS is encoded by the coding sequence ATGAAAGATCCGGGATCGCCCAGCTCGCTTCTGGTGCCCATTCATCCGGCGGGTTGGCCGTTCATTGCCATCTTCTTTCTGGTGACCGTCGTCCTTGGCTACCTGTGGACGCCGCTGTTCTGGGTCGGCCTGCTGCTCACCGCCTGGTGCGCCTATTTCTTCCGCGATCCTCATCGAACCACGGTTGACGATCCGGCTGTCGTCACAAGTCCGGCGGACGGTGTCGTCCAGCATGTCGAGCCGCGCGTACCCCCGCCCGAGCTCGAAATGGGCAGTGTTCCGCTGCCCTGCGTCGGCGTGTTCATGAACGTGTTCGATGTTCATGTGAACCGTACGCCGGTCATCGGGCGGATTGCGAAGGTTGCCTATCACAAGGGCAAGTTCCTCAATGCGTCGCTCGACAAGGCTTCCGACGAGAATGAACGGCAGTCCTTCCGCATCGCGACACGGGACGGCCGCGACGTCGGCCTGGTGCAGATCGCGGGTCTCGTCGCCCGCCGCATCATCGCGTTCAGCAAAGAGGGCGACGATGTTCGGGCCGGCGAACGTGTCGGGTTGATACGCTTTGGCAGCAAATGTGATATCTACATGCCGAAGGGAACCATTCCGCTCGTGTTGCCTGGCCAGCGTGCGGTTGCCGGCGAAACGGTGATTGCATTGCTGGACGGCAGCCAGACCCAGCGCCGGGGACGCACCAGCTGA
- a CDS encoding FkbM family methyltransferase has protein sequence MNWLQWVAGVGGFDLAARRKPRDPLAQLAAILKFHAIDLVIDVGANVGQYGSMLRRFGYPGRILSFEPLPMAHAQLSRAASGDDRWDVAPPMALGDEGGMIVIEHSSESDMSSILPQSRLLADISPSSMVLERLDVVVNRLDSIDLPAFSRGHLKIDVQGFEPQVLDGARGVIDRMKSVQLEMALVPVYEGEQAWRSAIARMESLGFELHMIIPGYFERKLARQLQVDGVFVRP, from the coding sequence ATGAACTGGTTGCAGTGGGTCGCCGGGGTGGGGGGCTTCGATCTGGCTGCCCGGCGCAAGCCCCGGGACCCTCTGGCCCAGCTTGCCGCCATCCTGAAATTCCATGCCATTGACCTGGTCATCGATGTGGGGGCGAATGTCGGCCAATATGGCTCGATGTTGCGCCGGTTCGGCTATCCGGGACGCATCCTTTCGTTCGAGCCGCTGCCCATGGCCCATGCGCAATTGTCGCGGGCCGCTTCCGGTGACGATCGCTGGGATGTCGCTCCACCCATGGCACTGGGTGACGAGGGAGGAATGATCGTCATCGAGCATTCGAGCGAGAGCGACATGAGTTCGATTCTCCCGCAATCGCGGCTGCTTGCCGATATTTCACCGAGCTCCATGGTCCTCGAACGTCTCGACGTGGTCGTGAACAGACTCGACAGCATCGATCTGCCGGCCTTTTCCCGTGGCCACCTCAAGATCGACGTTCAGGGCTTCGAACCCCAGGTGCTCGATGGTGCTCGCGGTGTCATCGACCGGATGAAGTCCGTCCAGCTGGAAATGGCCCTTGTGCCCGTTTATGAAGGCGAACAGGCGTGGCGGTCGGCCATTGCCCGCATGGAGTCGCTCGGTTTCGAACTCCATATGATCATTCCGGGGTATTTCGAGCGCAAGCTCGCCCGGCAATTGCAGGTGGATGGCGTTTTCGTCCGTCCCTGA
- a CDS encoding helix-turn-helix transcriptional regulator, whose amino-acid sequence MEKNCAIASLSALAHDIRLDVFRLLIRAGPEGMAAGEIAATLDIRANTLSNNLTVLSTAGLLRAVREGRSIRYFAEMETMRGLLAFLMQDCCGGRPELCQPVLDQIACNC is encoded by the coding sequence ATGGAAAAGAATTGCGCAATCGCCTCTCTGTCCGCCCTCGCCCATGATATCCGGCTGGATGTCTTTCGGCTGTTGATCCGGGCCGGTCCCGAAGGAATGGCCGCCGGTGAAATTGCGGCGACGCTGGATATCAGGGCCAACACGCTGTCGAACAATCTCACCGTTCTCAGCACGGCGGGTCTGCTGCGCGCGGTGCGTGAGGGCCGCTCGATACGCTATTTTGCCGAGATGGAGACGATGCGCGGACTGCTTGCCTTCCTGATGCAGGATTGCTGCGGCGGCCGCCCCGAATTGTGTCAACCGGTTCTCGACCAGATTGCCTGCAATTGCTGA
- the arsC gene encoding arsenate reductase (glutaredoxin) (This arsenate reductase requires both glutathione and glutaredoxin to convert arsenate to arsenite, after which the efflux transporter formed by ArsA and ArsB can extrude the arsenite from the cell, providing resistance.) has translation MIVIHHNPDCGTSRNVLAIIRASGAEPVVIDYLSEGWTRPQLLALFAAAGLSPRQALRETKSPAADLGLMEPGVSDDILLDAMVAHPVLVNRPIVASPRGVRLCRPSESVLPLLDSPPIGPLFKEDGQMILNEKGEVVA, from the coding sequence ATGATCGTCATTCACCACAACCCCGACTGCGGCACATCACGCAATGTGCTTGCCATCATCCGCGCGTCCGGTGCCGAACCCGTCGTGATCGACTATCTGTCGGAAGGCTGGACCCGACCGCAACTTCTGGCGCTCTTTGCCGCTGCGGGCCTGAGCCCCCGGCAGGCGCTGCGCGAGACGAAATCGCCAGCGGCAGATCTGGGCCTGATGGAACCAGGCGTGAGCGATGACATTCTCCTTGATGCAATGGTCGCTCACCCGGTCCTGGTCAATCGCCCCATTGTCGCCTCGCCCAGGGGCGTACGCCTGTGCCGTCCGTCCGAATCCGTTCTGCCGCTGCTCGATAGCCCGCCCATCGGGCCGCTTTTCAAGGAGGACGGCCAGATGATCCTGAATGAAAAGGGCGAAGTTGTTGCCTGA
- a CDS encoding LysR family transcriptional regulator, which translates to MRREEMGDLMAFLAVAEERNFTRAAARLQTSQSAVSAVVRRLEERLGVRLLTRTTRAVSPTEAGQRLADTLRPALDGIEAQLVMLDEMRSHPAGTIRLSASRTAARQIVLPTVNRLLAEYPDVNIEIAVDSRFVDIAREGFDAGIRLGESLDRDMIGVRIGPELRMVVAAAPDYFRDRPAPRTPHDLTRHNCINLRMQSAGGLYVWEFERAGRPLNVRVDGQFTCSDSDLVVEAALAGRGLACLPSDHLGALVDSGRLVRVLADWCPPFAGYHLYYPSRRQITPAFRLLVDALRWRE; encoded by the coding sequence ATGCGACGGGAGGAAATGGGCGACCTGATGGCGTTTCTGGCCGTCGCCGAGGAGCGCAACTTCACCCGTGCCGCCGCCCGGCTGCAAACCTCGCAGAGCGCGGTGAGCGCCGTGGTACGCAGGCTGGAGGAACGCTTGGGCGTTCGACTCCTCACCCGCACGACCCGTGCCGTCTCCCCCACCGAAGCCGGTCAACGGCTGGCCGATACCCTGCGCCCCGCCCTCGACGGCATCGAGGCGCAACTTGTCATGCTGGACGAAATGCGCAGTCATCCGGCGGGAACGATCCGGCTGTCGGCGAGTCGTACGGCTGCGAGGCAGATCGTCCTGCCGACGGTCAATCGCCTTCTGGCAGAGTATCCGGACGTGAATATCGAGATCGCCGTCGATTCACGCTTCGTCGATATTGCCAGGGAAGGTTTCGACGCGGGTATCCGACTTGGGGAAAGTCTCGACAGGGACATGATCGGCGTCCGCATCGGGCCTGAACTGAGAATGGTTGTCGCCGCCGCGCCGGATTATTTCCGCGATCGCCCCGCACCGAGGACACCCCATGACCTGACCCGCCACAACTGCATCAACCTGCGCATGCAGTCCGCCGGCGGACTTTATGTCTGGGAGTTCGAAAGGGCCGGTCGGCCGCTGAATGTCCGTGTCGACGGCCAGTTCACCTGCTCGGATTCCGATCTGGTAGTCGAGGCGGCGCTGGCTGGACGCGGGCTGGCCTGCCTGCCTTCCGATCACCTCGGTGCCCTTGTCGATTCCGGCCGGCTCGTGCGCGTGCTTGCCGACTGGTGCCCGCCATTTGCCGGCTACCACCTCTACTACCCGAGCCGGCGCCAGATCACACCGGCCTTCCGCCTGCTGGTCGATGCGCTGCGCTGGAGGGAATAG
- a CDS encoding aldo/keto reductase: MQTRRLGRDGPEVSAIGYGCMGLSYGYGPAVDIAHGISMIRAAHEQGVTFFDTAEAYGPFVNEELVGEALAPIRDRVVIATKFGFQDGDAMKGQDSRPERIREVCEAALGRLRTDRIDLFYQHRVDANVPIEDVAGAVRDLISEGKVLHFGLSEAGPDTIRRAHAVQPVAALQSEYSLWWREPEGEILPLLEELGIGFVPFSPLGKGFLTGAIDASTDFGDKDYRSTIPRFSEENRVANRALVDEIGRIAEAKGVTRAQIALAWLLAQRPWIVPIPGTTRLHRLEENLGAAKVALSPADLARIRTALDEIEIVGARYNAFAQARVNR, from the coding sequence ATGCAAACCCGCAGACTGGGCCGGGATGGCCCCGAGGTATCAGCCATCGGCTATGGCTGCATGGGCTTGAGCTACGGCTACGGTCCAGCGGTGGACATCGCTCATGGTATCAGCATGATTCGTGCCGCCCATGAGCAAGGCGTGACCTTCTTCGACACGGCCGAAGCCTATGGTCCCTTTGTCAACGAGGAACTGGTCGGCGAGGCGCTGGCACCGATCCGGGATCGCGTCGTCATCGCCACCAAGTTCGGCTTCCAGGATGGCGACGCCATGAAGGGACAGGATTCGCGACCCGAACGCATTCGCGAGGTCTGCGAGGCGGCGCTCGGGCGGTTGCGCACGGACCGCATCGATCTCTTCTATCAGCACCGGGTGGATGCGAACGTTCCGATCGAGGATGTCGCCGGCGCCGTCCGCGACCTGATCTCCGAAGGCAAGGTGCTGCATTTCGGCCTGTCCGAGGCCGGCCCCGATACGATCCGCCGCGCCCACGCCGTCCAGCCGGTTGCCGCGCTGCAAAGCGAATATTCGCTGTGGTGGCGCGAGCCCGAGGGCGAGATCCTGCCCCTGCTGGAGGAACTCGGCATCGGCTTCGTGCCGTTCAGCCCGCTCGGGAAGGGATTCCTGACCGGCGCCATCGATGCATCGACGGATTTCGGCGACAAGGATTACCGCTCCACCATTCCCCGCTTCTCGGAGGAAAACCGCGTTGCCAACCGCGCGCTGGTCGATGAGATCGGTCGGATCGCCGAGGCGAAGGGTGTCACGCGCGCGCAGATCGCGCTGGCCTGGCTATTGGCGCAACGCCCGTGGATCGTGCCGATTCCCGGCACGACCAGGTTGCACCGGCTGGAAGAAAATCTCGGTGCGGCAAAAGTTGCGCTGTCGCCTGCCGACCTTGCCCGCATCCGGACTGCTCTGGATGAGATCGAGATCGTCGGCGCTCGCTACAACGCTTTCGCCCAGGCGCGTGTCAATCGCTAA
- a CDS encoding CDP-alcohol phosphatidyltransferase family protein, translated as MLDPWMRRLIDAPLEGMARQLHKRRIAADTITWAGFALGLGSMIAVAFGAFGIALGLMLAGRLADGLDGAIARIQGATDLGGYLDITLDFIFYSGLVFAFALYDPSSNGLAASFLIFSFIGTGTSFLAFAIMAARRQLSTDRRGHKSIYYLGGLTEGTETIGFLVALCLWPGAFPWLAWTFGGLCWVTTASRIAMAFDQLHERK; from the coding sequence ATGCTCGATCCGTGGATGCGTCGCCTCATTGATGCGCCGTTGGAAGGCATGGCCCGGCAGCTCCACAAGCGTCGCATCGCCGCCGATACGATCACCTGGGCGGGCTTTGCGCTTGGTCTTGGTAGCATGATCGCGGTGGCTTTCGGCGCATTCGGGATTGCGTTGGGACTGATGCTTGCGGGAAGGCTTGCGGATGGCCTTGATGGGGCTATCGCGCGTATCCAGGGCGCCACGGATCTGGGGGGGTATCTCGATATCACGCTCGACTTCATCTTCTATTCCGGTCTGGTGTTCGCCTTTGCCCTGTACGATCCATCGTCGAACGGGCTCGCGGCGAGCTTTCTCATCTTTTCATTCATCGGGACCGGGACATCGTTCCTCGCCTTTGCGATCATGGCGGCCAGGCGGCAGCTTTCGACCGACCGGCGCGGCCACAAGTCGATCTACTATCTGGGAGGGTTGACGGAAGGGACGGAAACGATCGGTTTCCTCGTCGCCCTGTGCCTCTGGCCGGGGGCATTCCCATGGCTTGCGTGGACATTCGGCGGGTTGTGCTGGGTAACGACGGCAAGCCGGATCGCCATGGCCTTTGATCAGCTCCACGAGAGGAAATGA
- the pssA gene encoding CDP-diacylglycerol--serine O-phosphatidyltransferase — MDKSLANRIRRRRLRPKPLITLVPNMFTVLGLCAGLTGMRYALDGRWQLAVGLIVAAIVFDGLDGRSARLLKLESKLGEQLDSLADFLSFGVAPAFVIYLWVLHDVRAIGWALGMLFATCCALRLARFNAELDDPDKPAWMHHFFTGIPAPAAAGLALTPMVGSFVHGDEIARNWYLNAVVLTFVAVMMVSRVPTYSIKKLRVSQAFVIPTLLAAGMLLVFLVTEPWATLLLIGCGYAFFLPVAYLHSRRYAAAPSAVGMADGEDGGGDDDTADNHRTDGGDPGEPPACDPRVIRIDKSSNS; from the coding sequence ATGGACAAGTCACTCGCCAATCGTATTCGCCGCCGCCGTCTTCGGCCCAAGCCGTTGATCACGCTGGTGCCGAACATGTTCACCGTGCTGGGGCTTTGCGCAGGTCTTACCGGTATGCGCTATGCGCTTGACGGCCGCTGGCAGCTGGCTGTCGGCCTGATCGTCGCGGCAATCGTGTTCGATGGTCTCGATGGCCGTTCCGCCCGGTTGCTGAAGCTGGAGAGCAAGCTTGGCGAGCAGCTCGACAGCCTTGCCGACTTCCTGAGCTTCGGTGTTGCGCCCGCCTTCGTCATCTATCTCTGGGTCCTGCATGACGTGCGCGCCATCGGCTGGGCGCTCGGCATGCTGTTTGCCACCTGCTGTGCGCTGCGCCTCGCGCGTTTCAACGCCGAACTCGACGACCCCGACAAGCCTGCCTGGATGCACCATTTCTTCACCGGCATACCGGCTCCGGCTGCTGCCGGCCTTGCCCTGACTCCCATGGTCGGATCGTTCGTCCATGGCGATGAGATCGCGCGCAACTGGTATCTCAATGCCGTTGTGTTGACGTTCGTGGCGGTGATGATGGTGAGCCGCGTTCCTACCTACTCGATCAAGAAGCTGCGAGTATCGCAGGCCTTCGTCATCCCGACACTGCTCGCAGCCGGCATGCTGCTCGTGTTCCTCGTCACGGAGCCGTGGGCGACATTGCTGCTCATCGGCTGCGGCTATGCGTTCTTCCTGCCCGTGGCCTATCTGCATTCACGTCGTTATGCGGCCGCACCTTCGGCCGTCGGCATGGCCGATGGCGAGGATGGCGGCGGCGATGACGATACTGCCGACAATCACCGCACGGATGGCGGTGACCCGGGCGAGCCTCCCGCATGTGATCCGCGCGTGATTCGTATCGACAAATCCTCCAACAGCTGA
- the arsB gene encoding ACR3 family arsenite efflux transporter, translating into MGMFERWLTLWVALAMVAGLAIGRVAPGLVAAVAEAEIASINLVVAVLIWAMVYPMMVNVDFGAVAGVARQPRGLLITLAVNWLIKPFTMALLAVLFFDHVFAWWIAPEDAQQYIAGLILLGAAPCTAMVFVWSQLTRGDAVYTLVQVSVNDLIMVGAFAPIVALLLGVTEIEVPWQTLVLATVLYVVLPLAAGLLTRRLLGTQPAIDMFSARVKPWSVIGLIATVAILFALQGDVILGRPFVIALIAIPILIQSYAIFAIAYGAAYALGVPHRIAAPCAMIGTSNFFELAVAVAISLFGLNSGAALATVVGVLVEVPVMLSLVAFANRTRSRFPEVQS; encoded by the coding sequence ATGGGCATGTTCGAGCGCTGGCTGACTCTGTGGGTCGCGCTGGCGATGGTCGCCGGACTGGCGATCGGCCGGGTTGCGCCGGGTCTGGTCGCAGCGGTGGCAGAGGCCGAGATCGCCTCGATCAACCTTGTCGTGGCGGTCCTGATATGGGCCATGGTCTATCCGATGATGGTCAATGTCGATTTCGGCGCCGTGGCCGGAGTTGCACGCCAGCCGCGGGGTCTGCTGATCACGCTGGCAGTCAACTGGCTGATCAAGCCGTTTACCATGGCACTGCTGGCGGTTCTGTTCTTCGATCATGTCTTTGCCTGGTGGATCGCTCCCGAAGATGCGCAGCAATACATTGCCGGCCTGATTTTGCTGGGAGCCGCCCCCTGCACCGCCATGGTGTTTGTCTGGTCGCAACTGACGCGCGGGGATGCGGTCTACACGCTTGTTCAGGTTTCGGTGAACGACCTGATCATGGTGGGGGCCTTCGCGCCCATCGTTGCGTTGCTGCTGGGCGTGACAGAGATCGAAGTGCCGTGGCAGACGCTGGTCCTCGCGACCGTGCTGTACGTCGTGCTGCCGCTTGCGGCAGGGCTGCTGACACGGCGCCTGTTGGGAACTCAGCCTGCAATCGACATGTTCTCGGCACGTGTCAAGCCATGGTCTGTCATCGGCCTGATCGCCACGGTGGCCATCCTGTTCGCGCTGCAGGGCGATGTGATCCTCGGCCGGCCGTTCGTCATCGCGCTGATCGCCATTCCGATCCTGATCCAGAGCTATGCGATCTTCGCGATCGCCTATGGTGCGGCCTATGCCCTCGGCGTTCCGCACCGTATCGCCGCTCCGTGTGCCATGATCGGCACGTCGAACTTCTTCGAACTGGCCGTGGCGGTGGCAATAAGCCTCTTCGGCCTGAACTCCGGCGCGGCACTGGCAACCGTCGTCGGTGTGCTGGTCGAAGTGCCGGTGATGCTTTCACTGGTGGCCTTTGCCAACCGCACGCGCAGCCGCTTTCCGGAAGTCCAGTCATGA
- a CDS encoding cyclic nucleotide-binding domain-containing protein has protein sequence MSLQREVEILRNIPLFSKIDPAKLKLLAFTSEHLEYDSGDVLFHQGDVGDAAYILLEGDADIMVDVPPDQRIKVASLGQNELVGEIAILCDVPRTATVIARSRLVTMRVSKDGFFNLVTQFPQVGMEIMHELASRLHHTTQDLTDARLRIEQLEQRNG, from the coding sequence GTGAGCTTGCAGCGTGAGGTTGAAATTCTTCGCAACATTCCCCTGTTCAGCAAGATCGATCCGGCCAAACTGAAGCTTCTGGCATTCACCAGTGAACACCTCGAATACGACTCCGGCGACGTCCTGTTCCATCAGGGAGATGTCGGCGATGCCGCCTACATCCTCCTCGAAGGCGATGCCGACATCATGGTGGACGTGCCACCGGATCAGCGCATCAAGGTGGCCAGCCTCGGGCAGAACGAACTCGTCGGCGAAATTGCCATCCTGTGCGATGTTCCGCGAACGGCGACGGTCATCGCCCGCAGCCGGCTTGTCACCATGCGTGTTTCCAAGGACGGGTTCTTCAATCTGGTGACACAGTTCCCGCAAGTGGGAATGGAAATCATGCATGAGCTTGCTTCGCGATTGCATCACACCACTCAGGACCTGACCGATGCCCGGTTGCGCATCGAACAACTGGAGCAGCGCAACGGATGA
- a CDS encoding zinc-dependent alcohol dehydrogenase family protein, with the protein MYATVMHGPGDVRYEEVADPKILKPTDAVIRLSATCICGSDLWPWRGLQPQDGPAHMGHEYCGVVVEVGSEVRTVRPGQFVVGSFCLSDNTCPHCEFGFQSSCMQREFMTGAQAPYARVPLADGTLVPTEEMPDPEMVPHMLAVSDVLGTGWYGAVAANVREGGTVVVVGDGAVGLMGVLAASQMGAGRIMAMSRHDSRQKLAREFGATDIVEERGEDGIARIMELTNGVGAESVIEAVGMEQSMQQATGVCRPGGSIGFVGVPHGVGFDGQQLFFNQQRMLGGPAPVRRFLPDLMDRVLQGRIQPGKVFDLTLPIAEVAEGYKAMDERRAIKTLLQVEG; encoded by the coding sequence ATGTATGCTACCGTGATGCACGGCCCCGGCGATGTGCGTTATGAAGAGGTCGCGGACCCGAAGATCCTCAAGCCCACCGATGCCGTCATCAGGCTGTCGGCAACCTGCATCTGCGGCTCCGACCTCTGGCCCTGGCGCGGGTTGCAGCCGCAGGACGGTCCAGCCCATATGGGGCACGAATATTGCGGCGTTGTCGTCGAGGTGGGATCCGAGGTTCGCACTGTCAGGCCGGGCCAGTTCGTCGTCGGCTCCTTCTGCCTGTCGGACAATACCTGTCCGCATTGCGAGTTCGGCTTCCAGTCCTCCTGCATGCAGCGTGAGTTCATGACCGGCGCACAGGCACCTTACGCCCGCGTGCCGCTGGCCGACGGCACCCTTGTGCCCACCGAAGAGATGCCTGACCCGGAGATGGTCCCGCATATGCTCGCGGTCTCGGATGTGCTGGGCACCGGCTGGTATGGTGCTGTCGCTGCCAATGTGCGTGAGGGCGGCACGGTGGTCGTCGTTGGCGACGGTGCGGTGGGCCTCATGGGCGTGCTGGCCGCCAGTCAAATGGGTGCCGGTCGCATCATGGCCATGAGCCGTCACGACAGCCGCCAGAAACTTGCCCGCGAATTCGGCGCCACCGATATCGTCGAGGAACGCGGCGAGGACGGTATCGCCAGGATCATGGAACTGACGAATGGCGTCGGCGCGGAATCGGTGATCGAGGCCGTCGGCATGGAGCAATCCATGCAACAGGCGACGGGCGTGTGCCGACCAGGGGGGAGCATCGGCTTTGTCGGCGTGCCGCATGGTGTCGGTTTCGACGGCCAGCAACTGTTCTTCAACCAGCAGCGCATGCTCGGAGGCCCGGCTCCCGTCCGACGCTTCCTGCCCGATCTGATGGACCGCGTGTTGCAGGGCAGGATCCAGCCCGGCAAGGTCTTCGATCTGACCCTGCCCATCGCCGAGGTCGCCGAGGGCTACAAGGCCATGGATGAACGCCGCGCCATCAAGACCCTGTTGCAGGTGGAAGGCTGA
- a CDS encoding adenylate/guanylate cyclase domain-containing protein, with protein sequence MTGTRNLWPRSRSRSLEWLVFETRTQPFFDNLFGELCERMVEDGVPVDRASVHMRTLHPQFQAGSVQWEPGFEMAQLTMYVHGGLSSDAFLNSPLRPIFAGEVGAIRQRLDIPLPDGAARYDIYDELRERGMVDYVVMPMEFVSGTIHAASWATRQDGGFTTDQLQIINDLMPVLGMVLEVRLNRRITRNLLNTYVGTRAGERILAGDIQRGSGETITAAIWHCDLRGFTHLSESLARDELIECLNDYFDTMASPVLEAGGEVLKFMGDAMLAIFPLENRAACQRAFSAAIKAIEGMKALNARRRDEGRNEVGFGLVLHVGDVMYGNIGAVSRLDFTVIGPAVNVAARLDGLTKDLRRELLLSGEFVAMCEGMRMFLPRIGSYHLRGVDREVEVYGLPDDMPLRRGELASAAS encoded by the coding sequence ATGACCGGTACCCGGAACCTGTGGCCGAGATCCCGGAGCCGGTCGCTCGAATGGCTCGTTTTCGAAACCCGCACCCAGCCGTTCTTCGACAACCTGTTTGGCGAGCTGTGCGAAAGGATGGTCGAGGATGGCGTGCCTGTCGACCGGGCGAGCGTTCACATGCGCACCCTGCATCCGCAGTTCCAGGCAGGATCGGTGCAGTGGGAGCCCGGGTTCGAGATGGCGCAACTGACCATGTATGTGCATGGCGGTCTGTCGTCGGATGCGTTCCTCAACAGTCCGCTGCGCCCCATTTTCGCAGGCGAAGTGGGGGCGATCCGACAACGCCTCGATATTCCGCTGCCCGACGGTGCGGCCAGATACGATATCTATGATGAACTTCGAGAACGAGGGATGGTCGACTATGTGGTCATGCCCATGGAATTCGTCAGCGGCACCATCCATGCGGCCAGCTGGGCAACCCGGCAAGACGGTGGTTTCACCACCGACCAGTTGCAGATCATCAACGATCTGATGCCGGTCCTCGGCATGGTCCTTGAGGTACGGCTCAACCGACGCATCACCAGGAACCTGCTCAATACCTATGTCGGGACGCGAGCGGGAGAACGCATTCTCGCCGGCGATATCCAGCGTGGCAGCGGCGAAACCATCACGGCGGCGATCTGGCATTGCGACCTGCGGGGCTTTACCCATCTGTCCGAATCGCTGGCCCGGGATGAACTGATCGAGTGCCTGAACGATTACTTCGATACGATGGCCAGTCCCGTCCTCGAAGCAGGCGGCGAGGTTCTCAAGTTCATGGGCGATGCGATGCTGGCGATTTTTCCGCTGGAGAACCGGGCAGCCTGCCAGCGCGCCTTTTCGGCGGCGATCAAGGCCATAGAGGGCATGAAGGCACTCAATGCGCGTCGCCGCGACGAGGGCAGGAACGAGGTCGGCTTCGGTCTTGTCCTTCATGTGGGCGACGTCATGTATGGCAATATCGGTGCGGTCAGCCGTCTGGACTTCACCGTGATCGGTCCGGCGGTCAACGTCGCTGCGAGACTCGATGGACTGACGAAGGATCTCCGCCGCGAACTATTGCTATCGGGGGAATTTGTCGCCATGTGCGAGGGTATGCGCATGTTCCTGCCGCGCATCGGTTCCTATCATCTGCGTGGCGTCGATCGCGAGGTCGAGGTCTACGGTCTCCCCGACGACATGCCGTTGCGGCGGGGGGAACTGGCCAGTGCTGCATCATGA